A region of Butyricicoccus intestinisimiae DNA encodes the following proteins:
- a CDS encoding SDR family NAD(P)-dependent oxidoreductase encodes MKTALITGASSGIGRDIARELSRQGWRLLLAARRRDRLEALAKELQTPCRIYVCDVSKKENCIWLHEQTRAQGVSLLVNAAGFGLFGNFSSTELNRELEMIDVNIRAVHILTKLFLRDFIKQDAGAILNVASSAGFLAGPMLSTYYASKNYVVRLSEAIYEELRASGSHVTISCLCPGPVDTEFNAAAGISKFSVKAMNSRRVARIAVRQTLAGKLLILPGISTKLSTALSRFVPEKPLLRMVHGIQKGKQ; translated from the coding sequence ATGAAAACAGCACTGATTACCGGTGCATCCTCCGGCATCGGGCGCGATATTGCGCGCGAGCTGAGCCGGCAGGGCTGGCGCCTGCTGCTTGCAGCCCGCCGCCGCGACCGTCTGGAAGCACTCGCCAAAGAATTACAGACGCCGTGCCGCATTTATGTCTGCGATGTCTCGAAAAAAGAAAATTGTATCTGGCTGCACGAGCAGACCCGCGCACAGGGTGTCTCTTTGCTCGTCAATGCGGCGGGATTTGGTCTGTTCGGCAATTTCAGCTCCACAGAGCTTAACCGCGAGCTGGAAATGATTGACGTCAACATCCGCGCGGTGCATATTTTAACCAAGCTGTTTTTGCGCGATTTCATCAAGCAGGATGCCGGTGCCATCTTAAACGTCGCTTCCTCTGCCGGTTTTTTGGCGGGTCCGATGCTGTCTACCTATTATGCATCCAAAAACTATGTGGTTCGCCTGAGCGAAGCGATTTATGAAGAACTGCGTGCCTCCGGCAGCCATGTCACCATCAGCTGCCTGTGTCCCGGCCCCGTTGACACGGAATTCAATGCCGCCGCAGGCATCAGCAAATTTTCGGTCAAGGCAATGAACAGCCGCCGCGTCGCGCGCATCGCCGTGCGCCAGACGCTCGCCGGAAAGCTGCTCATCCTTCCGGGCATCTCCACCAAGCTCAGCACGGCATTGTCTCGCTTCGTGCCGGAAAAGCCGCTGCTGCGCATGGTACACGGCATTCAAAAGGGAAAGCAATAA